One segment of Pempheris klunzingeri isolate RE-2024b chromosome 20, fPemKlu1.hap1, whole genome shotgun sequence DNA contains the following:
- the ndufaf8 gene encoding NADH dehydrogenase [ubiquinone] 1 alpha subcomplex assembly factor 8, producing the protein MSGSNVWSRSRDRMRLFPELFAQCTAEAAAYGKCVAGTTTGRQELRKDLCAKEFEALKTCFISAAKRKAK; encoded by the exons atgtctggGTCAAATGTCTGGAGCCGCAGTCGAGACAGAATGAGACTTTTCCCTGAACTTTTCGCACAGTGCACAGCAGAg GCTGCAGCATATGGGAAGTGTGTAGCAGGCACCACAACAGGCAGACAGGAGCTGAGGAAGGACTTGTGCGCCAAGGAGTTTGAAGCCCTGAAGACCTGCTTTATAAGTGCA GCGAAGAGAAAAGCCAAATGA
- the LOC139219737 gene encoding protein VCF1, which yields MLTDSRKRHRSCDSEEDQQLSPQAKRSGGGSSLLVSDLDSESSSSDSSNGINSPDRAIVVTTRPCIHSQNNCITQSSLSPKPEDSASSLHNGVHGDGSSVSYDYINRVLREAHFSSLQTRGRPGST from the exons atgctgactgacagcag GAAACGACATCGTAGCTGTGACAGCGAGGAGGACCAACAGCTGAGTCCTCAGGCCAAGAGGTCAGGAGGGGGTTCCAGCCTGCTTGTGTCCGATTTGGACTCGGAG TCTTCCAGCAGCGACAGCAGTAATGGGATCAATAGTCCAGACAGAGCAATAGTGGTCACCACCAGGCCATGCATACACAGCCAGAACAACTGCATCACCCAGTCCTCCCTCAGCCCAAAGCCTGAAGACTCTGCTAGCTCCCTGCATAACGGTGTCCATGGCGACGGCAGCAGTGTGTCCTATGACTACATCAACAGAGTCCTGAGGGAGGCGCACTTCAGTAGTCTGCAGACCAGAGGGCGTCCAGGCTCGACATGa
- the tepsin gene encoding AP-4 complex accessory subunit Tepsin produces the protein MATFMERLAFLQKVPTLMKATTDDENPCPGYLFQEIGKISHESSGCGQCLLEYLLERLQVESCHVKLKVLKIFVHLCGHGSNHFLTELRRNSTFIQQASVYSGPPDPIHGTALYQKVRNTAQEVARLLFTDAFPAKSGISPLSLAPPTMGMGSGTSHRSGMQGFGYSPGKQATAGSDSLLDKIQKAAEVVASAVLPPTEHQGIRLHDNHYRPVVAPSAPIEVAVPACAYNLSARRPKAVTQRCPGQVGGGWEETDSGNSSSHNSSQDIAANSRASVGSKSAGTGSQSGASRESSGDLSERVEALQLGDCGQEMALINRLTEGSRVFLSREESQHFIKECSILNCEVVLELLSSKLQESSHTVKMRALCAVSCLMTSDLLSLEQMFGVTQRRLRQLSEGAPGPVANKASKILRQFEALMGGPRQDMMNSSHQATNQLPTSPHSDPLLLSHSADNTNLNSQPDILPTGVTQSPNHPSSPSSLAVAQRDSSGELMGNEDEGKLSHIQQELVQNQVEPVRTAEVELIAEESEPTTDRSSSPPAEPQSEQPCLSRLSLFSGMELVMKGRPLYKRETSQAETDMMDDSLRENLTVHNSLSTSKTSDYAPAVCNSVTPDSRQPASAFAFLNF, from the exons ATGGCAACATTTATGGAACGATTAGCTTTCCTTCAGAAA GTCCCGACTCTGATGAAGGCTACAACAGATGATGAAAACCCCTGTCCCGGCTACCTTTTCCAAGAGATTGGAA AAATCTCCCATGAGTCTTCAGGTTGTGGTCAGTGTTTGTTGGAGTACCTTCTGGAGAGGCTGCAGGTAGAGTCTTGTCACGTCAAGCTCAAG GTGCTGAAGATCTTTGTCCATCTTTGCGGTCATGGCTCAAACCATTTCCTCACAGAACTCAGAAGGAACTCCACCTTCATCCAGCAAGCGTCAG TTTATAGTGGTCCTCCTGATCCTATTCATGGCACCGCATTGTACCAGAAAGTGAGAAATACAGCTCAG GAAGTGGCCAGGTTGCTTTTCACAGATGCTTTTCCTGCAAAAAGTGGCATCTCACCGCTCAGTCTAGCTCCCCCAACAATGG GTATGGGCTCAGGAACTTCCCACAGGTCGGGAATGCAGGGCTTTGGATACAGTCCGGGCAAGCAGGCGACAG CAGGCAGCGACTCACTACTGGATAAGATCCAGAAAGCTGCAGAGGTGGTGGCCAGTGCTGTCCTTCCCCCCACTGAGCACCAGGGCATCCGTCTCCATGACAACCATTACCGGCCCGTAGTTGCGCCGTCTGCACCTATAGAGGTGGCCGTGCCTGCGTGTGCCTATAACCTGTCTGCTCGCAGACCAAAAG CAGTGACCCAGCGGTGCCCAGGCCAGGTAGGAGGGGGCTGGGAAGAGACGGACAGCGGCAACAGCTCCTCTCACAACTCTTCTCAGGATATCGCAGCTAACAGCAGGGCCTCCGTGGGCAGCAAGTCGGCTGGTACCGGGAGCCAGTCGGGGGccagcagagagagcagtggggacCTGTCGGAACG GGTGGAAGCTTTGCAGTTGGGGGACTGTGGCCAGGAGATGGCTCTAATCAACAGACTGACTGAAGGATCCAGAGTTTTCCTGTCCAGAGAGGAGAGTCAGCACTTCATCAAAGA ATGCTCCATTCTCAACTGTGAGGTCGTACTGGAGTTGCTCTCAAGCAAGCTTCAAGAATCCTCCCACACTGTTAAAATG AGGGCACTGTGTGCTGTCTCATGCctcatgacctctgacctcctctctcTGGAACAAATGTTTGGTGTTACACAACGAAGGCTCCGGCAGCTGAGTGAGGGCGCTCCAGGACCTGTGGCCAACAAAGCCTCCAAG ATCCTGAGACAGTTTGAGGCTCTAATGGGTGGACCCAGACAGGATATGATGAACAGCAGCCATCAGGCAACCAATCAGCTTCCAACATCTCCTCACTCAGACCCCTTACTACTATCCCACTCTGCTGACAACACCAATCTCAATTCCCAGCCTGACATCTTACCCACAGGTGTCACCCAATCACCAAATCACCCATCCTCCCCTTCTAGTCTGGCCGTGGCCCAGAGAGACTCCTCGGGGGAGCTGATGGGCAACGAGGATGAGGGGAAACTTTCTCACATTCAGCAAGAGTTAGTGCAAAACCAGGTAGAGCCAGTCAGGACTGCTGAGGTTGAATTGATTGCTGAAGAATCAGAGCCAACCACAGACAGGAGCTCTTCCCCTCCAGCTGAGCCGCAGAGCGAGCAGCCCTGTCTAAGCAGGCTGTCCCTCTTCAGCGGAATGGAGCTGGTGATGAAGGGGAGGCCCCTGTATAAAAGAGAAACGTCCCAGGCAGAGACGGACATGATGGACGACAGCTTGAGGGAGAACCTAACTGTGCATAACAGCCTCAGCACCAGTAAAACCAGTGACTACGCTCCCGCAGTTTGCAATTCAGTCACACCTGATAGCAGGCAGCCGGCGTCAGCCTTCGCATTTCTCAACTTTTGA
- the slc38a10 gene encoding solute carrier family 38 member 10, whose product MTASNWGLIMNVVNSIVGVSVLTMPFCFKQCGIVLGTLLLFFCSWMTHKSCMFLVHTASNTKRRTYAGLAFHAYGKPGKTLVETSMIGLMLGTCIAFYVVIADLGSNFFAQLLGLQVTFSFRVLLLFAVSLFIVLPLSLQRNMMSSIQSFSAMALMFYTFFMFTIVLSSLRYGIISGSWVERVHLWRFKGVIQCLPIIATTFCCHPQVLPTYDSLDEPSVKRMSTIFTSALNVVTIFYITVGFFGYVSFTENIAGNVLMNFPSNLVTEMIRVGFMMSVAVGFPMMILPCRQAINTMLFEQQQKDGTFAAGGYMPPLRFKMITLCIVFGTMLGGILIPNVETILGLTGATMGSLICFICPALIYRKIQKNGIISQLVLWVGLGILLISTFTTLSISARSPGTRVQAPPPPAPDKNNLVLPDLSELHDNPPNKKPVEIEKPKLPAVEVVQPVERDQAEPPQIKGPVELPERKKEEEVQLDRPDAGVAVPEGEAHRHEPPIPHDKVMVDTRKNNAELEEDKKQPVPPPAGGGAEEHKQQDEQGIGHVVEVQDKKEDKVEGKPEAVVRKEDVDLGGGEVLSNEVLEKPMAEAGKKQDVPPLKKGERLDPVAGNAAVVDNVVKAPDAAGRPPAPEGDHRPAGDDVPAVDSKDTADEKLEVIKKLVAEGQLDHAVLLQVIKQQQEQQKRLLDQQEKLLAVIEEQHKEIHQKQPAGAAEGDAEKGIQEHVEVMEGGAAKPKESGLASDMKQPEVVAGAPQGGVAEPHAIAQNQAQAGEKAAENGAPKIAVQAAYKEDEPNAPGGEAHKQSELGARGVPLGKKRPDDRQPAPENNQVAQLKGEERNLDKEKEKIENLKKELIEKEVQARLEKEQLEREIKEKMAREQELEKERERIEKEVQARLEKEHLERERKEKLAKEQELEKERIEKEVQARVEKERLERERREKLAQELEKERVVKEKLALEKAAEERLQQEIQKADNEILEKAKKEKKAEEARERLAQLERDGEARNAGKAAQGGQSEDGEALKKGGRDLKEKVAAQADPREDVEDGAVKAKAHPQGSHEKARDQGEMDLRRRRRAVGAREAGGPPEEAGAPRGVPGLEPLLELGGSDLHAALEEQLLAGAMVHSRQIKQVSEDEGAK is encoded by the exons ATGACGGCGTCCAACTGGGGTCTCATCATGAACGTGGTGAACAGCATCGTCGGGGTCAGCGTGCTCACCATGCCCTTCTGCTTCAAACAG TGTGGGATTGTGTTGGGAACTCTGCTGTTGTTCTTCTGTTCGTGGATGACCCACAAGTCATGCATGTTCCTGGTCCACACAGCGAGCAACACAAAAAGAAGGACCTACGCTGGATTGG cctTCCACGCTTACGGGAAACCTGGAAAAACACTTGTGGAAACGAG TATGATCGGTTTGATGTTGGGGACCTGTATTGCCTTCTACGTCGTGATAGCTGATCTGGGATCAAATTTCTTTGCTCAGCTGTTAGGTTTACAG GTGACCTTCAGCTTTCGCGTGCTGCTGCTGTTCGCCGTGTCACTCTTCATCGTCCTCCCTCTGAGTCTGCAGAGGAACATGATGTCCTCCATCCAGTCTTTCTCCGCCATGGCCCTCATGTTCTACACCTTCTTCATGTTTACG ATAGTGTTGTCGTCTCTGCGCTACGGCATAATCTCGGGCTCCTGGGTGGAGCGGGTTCACCTGTGGCGCTTCAAGGGCGTCATTCAGTGCCTGCCCATTATCGCCACAACCTTCTGCTGTCACCC GCAGGTGCTGCCAACCTACGACAGCCTGGACGAGCCGTCTGTCAAACGCATGAGCACCATCTTCACCTCGGCCCTCAACGTGGTTACCATCTTCTACATCACT GTGGGGTTCTTTGGCTACGTCAGTTTCACGGAGAACATCGCAGGCAACGTGCTGATGAACTTCCCGTCCAACCTGGTGACAGAGATGATCCGCGTGGGCTTCATGATGTCTGTGGCCGTCGGATTCCCCATGATGATCCTGCCCTGCCGCCAGGCCATCAACACCATGCTTTTTGAGCAGCAG CAGAAGGATGGGACGTTTGCTGCCGGGGGATACATGCCTCCTCTTCGCTTCAAAATGATCACTCTCTGCATTGTGTTTGGCACCATGCTGGGAGGCATTCTCATCCCCAATG TGGAAACCATTCTGGGTCTGACTGGAGCCACCATGGGCAGCCTCATCTGCTTCATTTGCCCTGCTCTCATCTACAGAAAGATCCAGAAGAATGGCATCATCTCTCAG CTGGTGCTTTGGGTGGGTCTGGGCATCCTGCTGATCAGCACCTTTACCACCCTCTCAATTTCAGCCAGGAGCCCGGGCACCAGGGTTcaagcccctccccctccagcaCCTGACAAGAACAACCTGGTGCTACCGGACCTCTCTGAACTGCACG ACAATCCTCCAAACAAGAAGCCAGTGGAGATAGAAAAACCTAAGCTTCCAGCTGTGGAGGTGGTACAACCCGTAGAGAGGGACCAGGCTGAGCCCCCCCAGATTAAAGGACCAGTGGAGCTAcctgagaggaagaaggaggaagaggtgcAGTTGGACCGCCCTGATGCCG GTGTCGCGGTGCCCGAGGGGGAGGCCCATCGCCATGAACCACCCATCCCTCATGATAAGGTCATGGTAGATACAAGAAAGAACAacgcagagctggaggaggacaagaaACAACCTGTacctcctcctgcaggaggaggagcggaagaacacaaacaacaagaCGAGCAAGGTATAGGGCACGTTGTGGAGGTCCAGGACAAAAAGGAGGACAAGGTTGAGGGGAAACCAGAGGCTGTTGTGAGGAAAGAGGATGTGGATTTGGGGGGAGGCGAAGTCCTGTCCAATGAGGTGCTGGAGAAGCCGATGGCAGAAGCAGGCAAAAAGCAGGACGTCCCCCCGCTAAAGAAAGGCGAGAGGCTTGATCCTGTTGCAGGAAATGCAGCTGTGGTTGATAATGTGGTCAAGGCTCCTGATGCTGCAGGGAGAC CTCCGGCTCCTGAAGGAGATCATCGTCCTGCTGGAGACGACGTTCCAGCTGTAGACAGCAAAGATACAGCAGACGAGAAGTTGGAAG TGATTAAAAAGCTGGTTGCAG AGGGCCAGCTCGACCACGCCGTGCTACTGCAGGTGATCAAACAGCAGCAAGAGCAACAGAAGAGACTTCTTGACCAGCAGGAGAAACTACTGGCTGTCATAGAAGAACAACACAAGGAAATCCACCAAAAACAACCTGCTG GGGCCGCTGAAGGGGACGCAGAGAAAGGCATCCAGGAGCACGTAGAGGTGATGGAAGGTGGAGCAGCAAAGCCCAAAGAGTCTGGCCTCGCCTCAGACATGAAGCAGCCAGAGGTGGTTGCTGGAGCTCCACAGGGTGGAGTGGCAGAGCCTCACGCTATCGCCCAGAATCAGGCTCAGGCCGGGGAAAAGGCCGCAGAGAACGGGGCTCCTAAAATAGCTGTTCAAGCAGCCTACAAGGAGGATGAGCCCAATGCACCAGGAGGAGAAGCCCATAAGCAGAGTGAGCTGGGCGCGAGGGGAGTGCCACTGGGAAAGAAAAGACCTGATGACCGTCAGCCTGCACCTGAAAACAATCAGGTAGCTCAACTCAAAGGTGAAGAAAGAAACCTGGataaggaaaaagagaaaattgaaAATCTCAAAAAAGAACTCATAGAGAAAGAGGTCCAGGCAAGACTGGAAAAAGAACAGCTCGAGAGGGAGATAAAGGAAAAGATGGCCAGAGAACAGGAGttagaaaaggaaagagagaggatagAGAAAGAAGTGCAGGCAAGATTGGAAAAAGAACAtcttgaaagagagagaaaagaaaagctggCCAAAGAGCAGGagttggagaaagagagaatagaGAAAGAAGTGCAAGCAAGGGTGGAAAAAGAGCGACtggaaagggagagaagagagaagctgGCCcaggagctggagaaagagagagtggtaAAAGAGAAACTCGCACTGGAGAAAGCTGCAGAAGAGAGGCTTCAGCAGGAGATCCAGAAAGCAGACAATGAAATACTTGAGAAAGcgaagaaagagaagaaggcgGAGGAGGCTCGGGAGCGGCTGGCCCAGCTGGAGCGAGACGGAGAAGCCAGAAACGCTGGAAAAGCTGCACAGGGGGGTCAGAGTGAAGATGGTGAAGCTTTGAAGAAAGGAGGACGAGACCTCAAagagaaagttgctgctcaggCGGACCCCAGAGAAGATGTGGAAGATGGGGCCGTCAAAGCCAAGGCTCACCCCCAGGGCTCCCACGAGAAGGCCAGGGACCAGGGAGAGATGGATCTAAGGCGGAGGCGCCGGGCAGTGGGAGCCAGAGAGGCTGGAGGGCCCCCAGAGGAGGCTGGGGCACCCAGGGGGGTGCCGGGGCTGGAGCCCCTGCTGGAACTGGGGGGCTCAGACCTGCACGCGGccctggaggagcagctgctggccGGGGCAATGGTGCACTCACGGCAGATTAAACAGGTCTCAGAGGATGAGGGGGCGAAATAA